A section of the Verrucomicrobium sp. GAS474 genome encodes:
- a CDS encoding S8 family peptidase — MARRSPPSRSPSAPTQDDDPLPLLNGGERLIEPAPRRPRPFPRPPLRPYAEVRQRFWEGLERLRARFAELPPEMKYRGETVLAFRLHPDYPSAAQEPDHFLALTPGAAKVGSRLWQAPLVGDDAVAPSARLRREAAAGRVTAAARLLFVAVAEEAFLTGFRRVLERSEGSLPRPVKEDLQRLERIDFLAPHERIPPASFPETWKGGRVELVLHPALLTAAAREAHLLHLLGGMGWTDPSRASLRLRSYADGSGPTFVSLRLDPDFSPGALALLRGYNPLRTARPLDLGPFPALRSGPMLTAPKPPLPAPPAPIRVALFDGGFDPSLPLLAGHAGDDPKAGEWPVPAHPDCVAHGTAVAGALLHGPLNPHAARDVLPAPPLSVLGYRVFPLSDPDDLDLYEAIDAMERIVPTLPGLGVRLLNLSFGPRGPISDDNLSRLTYVLDTLAHAHDLLPIVAVGNDGEEPGYGRIQAPADAVNALSVGAYGEYGTQRYSVPYSCRGPGREGAKVKPDLAAFGGCERTPFHLVSARPGLRVLDYGTSFAAPLVVRRCAELLRRHPGLSPALLRALLIHHSRHPVPPGAKASAAPGFDYLLGHGFCPDDPDALLGCPPDTVSVLIDHALPPKTASRLPIPLPPALLEGNKSRVTLEWTLVVQSPVDPRVPVEYTAHGVAATFYPDARLHAYAPPSYLKPAPAPRRVNIEAEADLAAALESARWTRSELPLSKSANTYRAGARLHGGDLRWDTVVRSSITLPARSLHRPFLLLQAHSRLPTANAEAQAPIRFGGILTVRLPGSGEKLYEEVVREYPTLQKMAPVKNPSP, encoded by the coding sequence ATGGCCCGCCGCTCTCCGCCCTCCCGATCGCCCTCCGCCCCAACGCAGGACGACGATCCGCTGCCGTTGCTGAACGGCGGGGAACGGCTCATCGAGCCCGCGCCGCGCCGCCCCCGGCCCTTCCCCCGCCCGCCCCTGCGGCCCTACGCCGAGGTGCGGCAACGCTTCTGGGAGGGACTGGAAAGGCTCCGCGCCCGCTTCGCCGAGCTCCCCCCGGAGATGAAGTACCGCGGGGAGACCGTCCTCGCCTTCCGGCTCCATCCCGATTACCCCTCCGCCGCCCAGGAGCCCGACCACTTCCTCGCCCTGACGCCCGGCGCGGCGAAGGTCGGCTCCCGGCTGTGGCAGGCCCCCCTCGTCGGCGACGACGCCGTCGCTCCCTCGGCCCGGCTGCGGCGGGAGGCGGCGGCGGGCCGCGTCACGGCGGCGGCGCGGCTCCTCTTCGTCGCCGTCGCCGAGGAGGCCTTCCTCACCGGCTTCCGGCGCGTGCTGGAACGGAGCGAGGGGAGCCTCCCCCGGCCGGTGAAGGAAGACCTCCAGCGCCTCGAGCGGATCGACTTCCTCGCCCCGCACGAGCGGATCCCCCCCGCCTCCTTCCCGGAGACGTGGAAGGGCGGGCGGGTCGAGCTCGTCCTCCATCCCGCCCTCCTCACCGCCGCCGCGCGGGAGGCCCACCTCCTCCACCTCCTCGGCGGCATGGGATGGACCGACCCGAGCCGCGCCTCCCTCCGCCTCCGCTCCTACGCCGACGGCAGCGGCCCCACCTTCGTCAGCCTCCGCCTCGATCCCGATTTCAGCCCCGGCGCCCTCGCCCTCCTGCGCGGGTACAATCCGCTCCGCACCGCCCGCCCCCTCGACCTCGGCCCCTTCCCCGCCCTCCGCTCCGGCCCGATGCTGACCGCGCCGAAGCCGCCCCTCCCCGCGCCCCCCGCGCCGATCCGCGTCGCCCTCTTCGACGGCGGCTTCGATCCCTCCCTCCCGCTCCTCGCCGGCCACGCCGGCGACGACCCGAAGGCCGGGGAATGGCCCGTCCCCGCCCATCCCGATTGCGTCGCCCACGGCACCGCCGTCGCCGGGGCGCTCCTCCACGGGCCGCTCAATCCCCACGCCGCGCGGGACGTCCTCCCCGCGCCGCCCCTCTCGGTCCTCGGCTACCGCGTCTTCCCCCTCTCCGATCCCGACGACCTCGACCTCTACGAGGCGATCGACGCCATGGAGCGGATCGTCCCCACCCTCCCCGGCCTCGGCGTCCGCCTCCTCAACCTCAGCTTCGGCCCGCGCGGCCCGATCTCCGACGACAACCTCTCTCGCCTCACCTACGTCCTCGACACCCTCGCCCACGCCCACGACCTCCTCCCCATCGTCGCCGTCGGGAACGACGGCGAGGAACCGGGCTACGGCCGCATCCAGGCCCCCGCCGACGCCGTCAACGCCCTTTCCGTCGGCGCGTACGGCGAATACGGAACCCAGCGTTACTCCGTCCCCTACTCGTGCCGCGGCCCGGGCCGCGAGGGGGCGAAGGTGAAGCCCGACCTCGCCGCCTTCGGCGGCTGCGAGCGGACCCCCTTCCACCTCGTCTCCGCGCGGCCCGGCCTCCGCGTCCTCGACTACGGCACCAGCTTCGCCGCCCCCCTCGTCGTCCGCCGCTGCGCCGAGCTCCTCCGCCGCCATCCCGGCCTCTCCCCCGCCCTCCTCCGCGCCCTCCTCATCCACCACAGCCGCCATCCCGTCCCGCCGGGGGCGAAGGCGTCCGCCGCCCCCGGTTTCGACTACCTCCTCGGCCACGGCTTCTGCCCCGACGACCCCGACGCCCTCCTCGGCTGCCCGCCCGACACCGTCTCCGTCCTCATCGACCACGCCCTCCCGCCGAAGACCGCCTCCCGCCTCCCGATCCCCCTCCCCCCGGCGCTCCTGGAGGGGAACAAGAGCCGCGTCACCCTCGAATGGACCCTCGTCGTCCAGAGCCCCGTCGACCCCCGCGTCCCCGTCGAGTACACCGCCCACGGCGTCGCCGCCACCTTCTACCCCGACGCCCGGCTCCACGCCTACGCCCCGCCCTCCTACCTGAAGCCGGCCCCCGCCCCGCGCCGCGTCAACATCGAGGCCGAGGCCGACCTCGCCGCCGCCCTCGAATCGGCCCGCTGGACCCGCTCCGAGCTGCCCCTCTCCAAATCGGCGAACACCTATCGCGCCGGGGCCCGCCTCCACGGCGGCGACCTCCGCTGGGACACCGTCGTCCGCAGCTCGATCACCCTCCCCGCGCGGAGCCTCCACCGCCCCTTCCTCCTCCTCCAGGCCCACTCCCGCCTCCCGACGGCGAACGCCGAGGCGCAGGCCCCCATCCGCTTCGGCGGTATCCTCACCGTCCGCCTCCCCGGCTCGGGGGAGAAGCTCTACGAGGAAGTGGTGCGGGAATATCCGACGCTGCAGAAGATGGCGCCGGTGAAAAACCCCTCGCCCTGA
- the argS gene encoding arginine--tRNA ligase — protein MKSPQQVLEARLAAASLQLFGSAEVQVKPCADAKHGDFQTNAAMIRAKELGKNPRELAAELAALLPEDEAFAAPVIAGPGFLNFTLKAGWLNRALATARAEGKIGVEAAASASGPVILDFSGPNVAKEMHVGHIRSTILGEALARCHRFLGHAVVTDNHLGDWGTQFGKILLGYKRHGNEADLAERPIEHLEELYQQIHEASKTDEAIQEEARGELLALQQGDAESLALWKRFVAATLAELDKIYGRLGVRFDETLGESAYNDRLEATVKELEKKGIARESEGAIAVFFDESDDKQLTDKPFLIRKSDEAFLYATTDLATVAYRVERWKPARIIYVTDGRQQLHFQQLFATVRKWGVDRVVPTALEHVWFGAILGGDKKPIKTREGKPIKLRALLDEAESRAFDIITGKRPELSEERRREIANVVGLGALKFADLGQNRNLDYVFDWNKLLAFDGNTAPYLQNGYVRIKSIFRKAVGEGIAIPGDDAQIDLQEEAEIALGKKLLALGETVRIVVAESRPHYLCIYLCELATAFHAFYEACPVLKAGVPEDVRTSRLALCALTAEALQLGLELLGIGVVEEM, from the coding sequence ATGAAGTCCCCCCAGCAAGTCCTCGAAGCGCGCCTCGCCGCCGCCTCCCTCCAACTCTTCGGTTCCGCCGAGGTCCAGGTGAAGCCGTGCGCCGACGCGAAGCATGGCGATTTCCAGACCAACGCCGCGATGATCCGGGCGAAGGAACTCGGCAAGAACCCCCGGGAACTCGCCGCCGAACTCGCCGCCCTGTTGCCCGAGGACGAGGCCTTCGCCGCCCCCGTCATCGCGGGCCCCGGCTTCCTCAACTTCACCCTCAAGGCGGGCTGGCTGAACCGGGCCCTCGCCACCGCGCGGGCCGAGGGGAAGATCGGCGTGGAGGCCGCCGCCTCCGCATCAGGCCCCGTCATCCTCGACTTCAGCGGGCCGAACGTGGCGAAGGAAATGCACGTCGGCCACATCCGCAGCACGATCCTCGGCGAGGCGCTCGCCCGGTGCCACCGCTTCCTCGGCCACGCCGTCGTCACCGACAACCACCTCGGCGACTGGGGCACCCAGTTCGGCAAGATCCTCCTCGGCTACAAGCGCCACGGCAACGAGGCCGACCTCGCCGAGCGGCCCATCGAGCACCTCGAGGAACTCTACCAGCAGATCCACGAGGCCTCGAAGACCGACGAGGCGATCCAGGAGGAGGCCCGCGGGGAACTCCTCGCCCTCCAGCAGGGCGACGCGGAGAGCCTCGCCCTGTGGAAGCGTTTCGTCGCCGCCACCCTCGCCGAGCTCGACAAGATCTACGGCCGCCTCGGCGTCCGCTTCGACGAGACCCTCGGCGAGAGCGCCTACAACGACCGCCTCGAGGCGACGGTGAAGGAGCTGGAGAAGAAGGGCATCGCCCGCGAGAGCGAAGGGGCCATCGCCGTCTTCTTCGACGAAAGCGACGACAAGCAGCTCACCGACAAGCCGTTCCTCATCCGCAAGTCGGACGAGGCCTTCCTCTACGCCACCACCGACCTCGCCACCGTCGCCTACCGCGTCGAGCGGTGGAAGCCGGCCCGCATCATCTACGTCACCGACGGGCGGCAGCAGCTCCACTTCCAGCAGCTCTTCGCCACCGTGCGGAAATGGGGCGTCGACCGGGTCGTCCCCACCGCGCTGGAGCACGTCTGGTTCGGCGCGATCCTCGGCGGCGACAAGAAGCCGATCAAGACCCGCGAGGGGAAGCCGATCAAGCTCCGCGCCCTCCTCGACGAGGCCGAGAGCCGCGCCTTCGACATCATCACCGGGAAGCGTCCCGAACTTTCCGAGGAACGCCGCCGCGAGATCGCCAACGTCGTCGGCCTCGGCGCGCTGAAATTCGCCGACCTCGGCCAGAACCGGAACCTCGACTACGTCTTCGACTGGAACAAGCTCCTCGCCTTCGACGGCAACACCGCCCCCTACCTCCAGAACGGCTACGTCCGCATCAAGTCGATCTTCCGCAAGGCCGTCGGCGAGGGGATCGCGATCCCCGGCGACGACGCGCAGATCGACCTGCAGGAAGAGGCCGAGATCGCGCTGGGGAAGAAACTCCTCGCCCTCGGGGAAACCGTCCGCATCGTCGTCGCCGAGAGCCGCCCGCATTACCTCTGCATCTACCTCTGCGAGCTCGCCACCGCCTTCCACGCCTTCTACGAGGCCTGCCCCGTGCTGAAGGCGGGCGTTCCGGAAGACGTGCGCACCAGCCGCCTCGCGCTCTGCGCGCTGACGGCGGAGGCGCTGCAGCTGGGGTTGGAGTTGCTGGGAATCGGCGTTGTCGAGGAGATGTAG
- the rpsT gene encoding 30S ribosomal protein S20, protein MANTRSAAKQARKSSRLRLLNKKAGDELRQAAKKIKNLVKEGLKDEATALLKGYQSMVDKAAKKGRLKKNTSIRRTSRIAKLVKSDVKVVAAKAKRSPKAAPRKAAKKATPPAA, encoded by the coding sequence ATGGCTAATACCCGCTCTGCAGCAAAACAAGCACGAAAGAGCTCCCGCCTCCGTCTCTTGAACAAGAAGGCGGGCGACGAGCTGCGTCAGGCCGCGAAGAAGATCAAGAACCTCGTCAAAGAGGGTCTGAAGGACGAAGCGACCGCCCTCCTCAAGGGCTACCAGTCGATGGTCGACAAGGCCGCCAAGAAAGGCCGCCTCAAGAAGAACACCTCCATCCGCCGCACCAGCCGCATCGCGAAGCTCGTGAAGAGCGACGTGAAGGTCGTTGCCGCCAAGGCGAAGCGTTCCCCCAAGGCCGCTCCCCGCAAGGCCGCCAAGAAGGCGACGCCCCCTGCCGCCTAA
- the lgt gene encoding prolipoprotein diacylglyceryl transferase, whose protein sequence is MFLGYYVDRLSPFLYEFGQGSGVGIRYYGLAYFLGFVFLFWFLHRQIDLGWLRISHEEADRAIVKIAVFGVCIGGRLGSCLFYNFDETIHRPWTIFLVWKGGMASHGGIIGVILVMLWEARRLKIPFYHLADAAALCTPVGLGLGRIANFVNGELWGRPFDGPWAVIFPNAPDLLPRHPSQLYEAAMEGAILFGLILWVRLRTLKSPRDGATALTFFGAYGVLRIIGECFREPDAPIGYYFGFVTQGQLLSAGMVVGALVLEALRRRTPPHGSPVKRR, encoded by the coding sequence ATGTTCCTAGGCTATTACGTCGACCGCCTCAGCCCCTTCCTCTACGAGTTCGGGCAGGGGAGCGGCGTCGGCATCCGCTACTACGGCCTCGCCTACTTCCTCGGCTTCGTCTTCCTCTTCTGGTTCCTCCACCGGCAGATTGATCTCGGCTGGCTGAGGATCTCCCATGAGGAGGCCGACCGGGCCATCGTGAAGATCGCCGTCTTCGGCGTCTGCATCGGCGGCCGCCTCGGCTCGTGCCTCTTCTACAACTTCGACGAGACGATCCACCGGCCCTGGACGATCTTCCTGGTCTGGAAGGGGGGGATGGCGAGCCACGGCGGGATCATCGGCGTCATCCTCGTCATGCTCTGGGAGGCGCGGCGTCTGAAGATCCCCTTCTACCACCTGGCCGACGCCGCGGCCCTCTGCACCCCCGTCGGCCTCGGCCTCGGGCGGATCGCGAACTTCGTCAACGGCGAGCTCTGGGGCCGCCCCTTCGACGGGCCGTGGGCCGTCATCTTCCCGAACGCGCCCGACCTCCTGCCCCGCCATCCTTCCCAGCTCTACGAGGCGGCGATGGAGGGGGCGATCCTCTTCGGCCTCATCCTCTGGGTCCGGCTGCGGACGTTGAAATCGCCCCGCGACGGGGCGACGGCGCTCACCTTCTTCGGCGCCTACGGCGTCCTGCGGATCATCGGGGAATGCTTCCGGGAGCCCGACGCGCCGATCGGCTATTACTTCGGCTTCGTCACCCAGGGGCAGCTTCTCTCGGCGGGGATGGTGGTCGGGGCGCTGGTTCTCGAGGCGCTGCGGCGGCGGACGCCCCCGCATGGCTCCCCGGTGAAGCGGCGTTGA
- a CDS encoding 2-oxo-4-hydroxy-4-carboxy-5-ureidoimidazoline decarboxylase, whose protein sequence is MDFDFSQLKPAPPKLADLNAMPLLEYVGALLSVYGNAAWIPALSFAQSPFTSLDHLHRVMTEIAATADPVTQEQLLRVQPDFLSERESAFVTPTERAAAAALELTRDEVKTLHKQQAEYQKKFDFPLIVCLVGPDAKPRSGLMASIASRLGNTREDERQVALGELSRISRVRLFEQIPE, encoded by the coding sequence GTGGACTTCGATTTCAGCCAACTGAAACCGGCCCCTCCGAAGCTGGCCGACCTCAACGCCATGCCGCTGCTGGAATACGTGGGAGCGTTGCTCTCCGTTTACGGGAACGCGGCATGGATTCCGGCGTTGTCCTTCGCCCAGAGCCCCTTCACCAGCCTCGACCACCTCCACCGGGTGATGACCGAGATCGCGGCCACGGCCGATCCCGTGACCCAGGAACAGCTCCTCCGGGTCCAGCCCGATTTCCTTTCCGAGCGGGAGAGCGCCTTCGTCACCCCGACCGAGCGGGCCGCCGCCGCCGCCCTGGAATTGACGCGCGACGAGGTGAAGACCCTCCACAAGCAGCAGGCCGAGTACCAGAAGAAGTTCGATTTCCCCCTCATCGTCTGCCTCGTCGGCCCCGACGCGAAGCCCCGCTCCGGCCTGATGGCCTCGATCGCCTCCCGCCTCGGCAACACGCGCGAGGACGAGCGGCAGGTCGCGCTGGGGGAACTCTCCCGCATCTCGCGCGTCCGCCTCTTCGAGCAGATCCCGGAATAG
- a CDS encoding valine--tRNA ligase — translation MSLPESPASAPEPDLELAKAYEPGPIQDRLYAAWLAKGYYHADPASPKEGYSIVIPPPNITGILHLGHVLNNTIQDILCRKARMEGKEVLWLPGTDHAGLATQTVVEKHLRKEEKITRHDLGREAFLQRVWSWKEDRGGIIIAQLKKLGVSCDWDRTRFTLDAAYTRAVQDVFVALYKKGLIRRGKRMVNWCPGSLTAISDEEVIPKPQKSKLYHIRYEIVDAPGTFLTVATTRPETIPGDTALAVHPDDPRYAALVGKTAYRPFPKEALPIVGDAHIDPKFGTGVLKVTPAHDKADFEIGARHHLPTRDILTPDGKIACPEVPELHGLDRFEARTKAAALLAELGLLDKEEDYQNTVGFSERADVPIEPRLSEQWFLDYPQTEEALRVVREKLIRFFPEHWEKVYNHWLENIQPWCISRQVWWGHRIPVWYKPGAEPLCQVESPGAEWEQDPDTLDTWFSSWLWAYETMDVADGTRKKFYPTNVLVTGPDIIFLWVARMIVAGLEFQPGKDASAEANIPFRDVYFTGLIRDKQGRKMSKSLGNSPDPLDLIASYGADGVRFGLVRIAPQGQDIRFDEKQIEEGRNFGNKLWNACRFRAMQGKIDPQADPSRLALSPFAAALLESLHATIAKVNAALDAYEFSVAAGALYDFVWNDFCSRFIEAAKVDFLDAASPTRAGTLAATDYTLSRVLRLLHPYMPFLTEELWLNLGFGTGTIQFAAWPKGEAAPTYPTAVVARHGYETAEKGRSLRSQFGLPSNKKVPFLITGGASITGPIRRELETLLNAEMIEFVDVAPERTPSILTPLGELCLPLAGLIDPEAERARIGKELAKIEKDLALTEGKLANTEVVSRAPEAKVNEWRTLLETLKAGRERLGEQLKQLESL, via the coding sequence ATGTCCCTTCCCGAATCGCCCGCCTCCGCCCCCGAACCCGATCTTGAACTGGCCAAAGCCTACGAGCCCGGCCCGATCCAGGACCGCCTCTATGCGGCGTGGCTGGCGAAGGGCTACTACCACGCCGATCCGGCCTCGCCGAAGGAGGGCTACTCCATCGTCATCCCGCCGCCGAACATCACCGGCATCCTCCACCTCGGCCACGTCCTGAACAACACGATCCAGGACATCCTCTGCCGCAAGGCGCGGATGGAGGGGAAGGAGGTCCTCTGGCTCCCGGGGACCGACCACGCGGGCCTCGCCACGCAGACCGTCGTCGAGAAGCACCTCCGCAAGGAGGAGAAGATCACCCGCCACGACCTCGGCCGCGAGGCCTTCCTCCAGCGGGTCTGGAGCTGGAAGGAAGACCGGGGCGGGATCATCATCGCCCAGCTGAAAAAGCTCGGCGTCTCGTGCGATTGGGACCGGACCCGCTTCACCCTCGACGCGGCGTACACCCGCGCCGTCCAGGACGTCTTCGTCGCGCTCTACAAGAAAGGGCTCATCCGGCGCGGAAAGCGGATGGTGAACTGGTGCCCCGGCTCCCTCACCGCGATCTCCGACGAGGAGGTGATCCCGAAGCCGCAGAAGAGCAAGCTTTACCACATCCGCTACGAGATCGTCGACGCCCCCGGCACGTTCCTCACCGTGGCGACGACCCGTCCCGAGACGATCCCCGGCGACACGGCCCTCGCCGTCCACCCGGACGACCCGCGCTACGCCGCCCTCGTCGGGAAGACGGCCTACCGCCCCTTCCCGAAGGAGGCCCTCCCCATCGTCGGCGACGCCCACATCGACCCGAAGTTCGGCACCGGCGTCCTGAAGGTGACCCCGGCCCATGACAAGGCCGACTTCGAGATCGGCGCGCGCCACCATCTCCCGACCCGCGACATCCTCACCCCCGACGGCAAGATCGCCTGCCCCGAGGTCCCGGAACTCCACGGCCTCGACCGCTTTGAAGCCCGGACGAAGGCCGCCGCCCTGCTCGCCGAGCTCGGCCTCCTCGACAAGGAGGAGGACTACCAGAACACCGTCGGCTTCAGCGAGCGGGCCGACGTCCCGATCGAACCCCGCCTCTCCGAGCAGTGGTTCCTCGACTACCCGCAGACCGAGGAGGCTCTCCGCGTCGTCCGCGAGAAGCTGATCCGCTTCTTCCCCGAGCATTGGGAGAAGGTCTACAACCATTGGCTCGAGAACATCCAGCCGTGGTGCATCTCCCGACAGGTCTGGTGGGGCCACCGCATCCCCGTCTGGTACAAGCCCGGCGCCGAGCCCCTCTGCCAGGTCGAGAGCCCCGGCGCGGAATGGGAGCAGGACCCCGACACCCTCGACACCTGGTTCTCCTCGTGGCTCTGGGCCTACGAGACGATGGACGTCGCCGACGGGACGCGGAAGAAGTTCTACCCGACGAACGTCCTCGTCACCGGTCCCGACATCATCTTCCTCTGGGTCGCCCGGATGATCGTGGCCGGCCTCGAATTCCAGCCCGGAAAGGACGCCTCCGCCGAGGCGAACATCCCGTTCCGCGACGTCTACTTCACCGGCCTCATCCGCGACAAGCAGGGGCGGAAGATGTCGAAATCGCTCGGCAACTCCCCCGATCCCCTCGACCTCATCGCCAGCTACGGGGCCGACGGCGTCCGCTTCGGCCTCGTCCGCATCGCGCCCCAGGGGCAGGACATCCGCTTCGACGAAAAGCAGATCGAGGAGGGCCGCAACTTCGGCAACAAGCTCTGGAACGCCTGCCGCTTCCGCGCCATGCAGGGGAAGATCGACCCGCAGGCCGATCCCTCCCGGCTGGCCCTCTCGCCCTTCGCCGCCGCGCTCCTGGAATCCCTCCACGCCACGATCGCGAAGGTCAACGCCGCCCTCGACGCCTACGAGTTCAGCGTCGCCGCCGGAGCCCTCTACGATTTCGTCTGGAACGATTTCTGTTCCCGCTTCATCGAGGCGGCGAAGGTCGACTTCCTCGACGCCGCCTCGCCGACGCGGGCGGGGACGTTGGCCGCGACCGACTACACGCTGAGCCGCGTCCTCCGCCTCCTCCATCCCTACATGCCGTTCCTCACCGAGGAACTCTGGCTCAACCTCGGCTTCGGCACGGGGACGATCCAGTTCGCGGCGTGGCCGAAGGGGGAAGCCGCGCCGACCTACCCTACCGCCGTCGTTGCGCGGCATGGTTATGAAACTGCTGAAAAAGGACGCAGTCTTCGTAGTCAGTTTGGTCTCCCATCGAATAAAAAAGTCCCCTTCCTTATTACGGGTGGAGCTTCAATTACTGGGCCGATTCGTCGTGAGCTCGAAACTCTTTTGAATGCGGAAATGATCGAATTTGTCGATGTCGCGCCGGAGCGGACGCCGTCGATCCTCACGCCGCTCGGCGAACTCTGCCTTCCCCTCGCGGGCCTCATCGATCCCGAGGCCGAGCGGGCCCGGATCGGCAAGGAACTGGCGAAGATCGAGAAAGACCTCGCCCTCACCGAGGGGAAGCTCGCGAACACCGAAGTCGTCAGCCGCGCCCCGGAGGCCAAGGTCAACGAATGGCGCACCCTCCTCGAGACGCTGAAGGCGGGCCGGGAACGCCTCGGCGAGCAGTTGAAGCAGCTCGAATCGCTCTAA
- a CDS encoding response regulator transcription factor, which produces MKNALIIEDQVLFSDLLLRTLKQEIQFEEIEVCRDGKTGLERALAMKPDLVLVDLYLPSLSGMEVLRHLRATQPSIHVIMMTAFETPELINEFRSAGAEGYIAKQAPLDHLLSVIRQVVKPILAPDAAAAPAPVGNLHRPPALLLTGREMELLRLVAEGNSTKEIATKMGISFKTAQTHRANLMRKLDIHEVATLTRYAIRHGLVRADYEGEPAVSSRS; this is translated from the coding sequence ATGAAAAACGCCCTCATCATCGAGGATCAGGTTTTGTTCAGCGATCTCCTCCTGCGCACCCTCAAGCAGGAGATTCAATTCGAGGAGATCGAGGTTTGCCGCGACGGCAAGACGGGATTGGAGCGGGCGCTGGCCATGAAGCCCGACCTCGTCCTCGTCGACCTCTACCTGCCGAGCCTCAGCGGCATGGAGGTCCTCCGCCACCTGCGGGCGACCCAGCCGTCGATCCACGTGATCATGATGACGGCCTTCGAGACGCCCGAGTTGATCAACGAATTCCGCAGCGCCGGAGCCGAGGGCTACATCGCGAAGCAGGCCCCCCTCGACCACCTCCTCTCGGTGATCCGCCAGGTGGTGAAGCCGATCCTCGCCCCCGACGCCGCCGCCGCGCCCGCCCCCGTCGGCAACCTCCATCGCCCCCCCGCCCTCCTCCTGACGGGCCGGGAGATGGAACTCCTCCGCCTCGTCGCCGAGGGGAACAGCACGAAGGAAATCGCGACGAAGATGGGGATCTCCTTCAAGACCGCCCAGACCCACCGGGCGAACCTGATGCGGAAACTCGACATCCACGAGGTGGCGACGCTGACCCGCTACGCGATCCGCCACGGCCTCGTCCGGGCCGATTACGAGGGCGAGCCGGCGGTCTCTTCCCGTTCCTAA
- a CDS encoding metallophosphoesterase, protein MPTSARPSHPSRSGPVLLIFLGVFTLILTVGVVTAVSAWERFGWGGTAGLWALLLPSYLFVPALLFSRERRRPEEENLLRYAYRLSAVSLALLSYLFLAGALTWIGGEAAVLLDAPETACNLADLLFGLGLAATLYGMANALLGLRVTRRDVFLRNLPASWHGRTVALVTDLHLGHIYGVRFSRRVVAKLRALSPDLVLIGGDLFDGVARDFEPILAPWKPPALAPPFGVHYVTGNHEEFGEREIFLSFVRHAGINILNGTEKNHGKVELDGLQLLGLHDREATTPESLRTFLHHAGIDRERAALLLAHIPHRANFPVADEEGISLQLSGHTHNGQVWPWKGLARRVHGAFVYGLHPFGKNLQVCTSSGAGSWGPPMRVGTRSEIVLLRLFRA, encoded by the coding sequence ATGCCCACCTCCGCCCGCCCCTCCCATCCCTCCCGCAGCGGGCCCGTCCTCCTGATCTTCCTCGGCGTCTTCACCCTCATCCTCACCGTCGGGGTCGTCACCGCCGTCTCGGCTTGGGAACGCTTCGGCTGGGGCGGCACGGCGGGGCTCTGGGCGCTCCTCCTCCCCTCCTACCTCTTCGTCCCGGCCCTCCTCTTCTCCCGGGAACGGCGGCGGCCCGAGGAGGAGAACCTCCTCCGCTACGCCTACCGCCTCAGCGCGGTCTCCCTCGCGCTCCTCAGCTACCTCTTCCTCGCGGGGGCGCTGACGTGGATCGGCGGCGAGGCGGCGGTGCTGCTCGACGCGCCCGAGACGGCCTGCAACCTCGCCGACCTCCTCTTCGGCCTCGGCCTCGCGGCGACGCTCTACGGCATGGCGAACGCCCTCCTCGGCCTCCGCGTCACCCGCCGCGACGTCTTCCTGCGGAACCTCCCCGCCTCGTGGCACGGGCGGACCGTCGCCCTCGTCACCGACCTCCACCTCGGCCACATCTACGGCGTCCGGTTCTCCCGCCGCGTCGTCGCGAAGCTCCGCGCCCTCTCCCCCGACCTCGTCCTGATCGGCGGCGACCTCTTCGACGGGGTCGCGCGCGACTTCGAGCCGATCCTCGCGCCGTGGAAGCCGCCCGCCCTCGCCCCGCCCTTCGGCGTCCATTACGTGACGGGGAACCACGAGGAGTTCGGCGAGCGCGAGATCTTCCTCTCCTTCGTCCGCCACGCCGGGATCAACATCCTGAACGGGACCGAGAAAAACCACGGCAAGGTCGAGCTCGACGGCCTCCAGCTCCTCGGCCTCCACGACCGCGAGGCGACGACGCCGGAGAGCCTCCGGACGTTCCTCCACCACGCCGGGATCGACAGGGAGCGGGCCGCCCTCCTCCTCGCCCACATCCCCCACCGGGCGAATTTCCCGGTCGCCGACGAGGAAGGGATCTCCCTGCAGCTCTCCGGCCACACCCACAACGGCCAGGTCTGGCCGTGGAAGGGGCTGGCCCGGCGCGTCCACGGCGCCTTCGTCTACGGCCTCCATCCGTTCGGGAAAAACCTCCAGGTCTGCACCAGCAGCGGGGCCGGATCGTGGGGACCGCCGATGCGCGTGGGAACCCGGTCGGAGATCGTCCTCCTCCGGCTCTTCCGCGCCTAA